In the genome of Acetomicrobium thermoterrenum DSM 13490, one region contains:
- a CDS encoding acylphosphatase produces the protein MLVRAHLWLTGRVQGVAFRYYAAAKAKELMVSGFIRNLDDGRVEVVIQGEPENVEKMIDWCRKGPPHAIVKDAIMVYEDPDPKCKNFQIRG, from the coding sequence GTGCTCGTGAGGGCGCATCTTTGGCTTACGGGAAGGGTGCAGGGAGTGGCCTTCAGGTATTATGCAGCCGCTAAAGCGAAAGAACTAATGGTTTCCGGTTTTATAAGAAATCTCGACGATGGAAGGGTTGAGGTCGTGATCCAGGGAGAGCCGGAGAACGTGGAGAAGATGATCGATTGGTGCAGAAAAGGACCCCCTCACGCTATTGTAAAAGATGCGATCATGGTTTACGAAGACCCCGATCCGAAGTGTAAAAATTTTCAGATAAGAGGTTGA